A stretch of the Amycolatopsis sp. BJA-103 genome encodes the following:
- a CDS encoding calcium-binding protein, translating into MLVTAAIVVGAWVVSPVPVALAVNCNNLAPTIQGTAAGETIQGTPGNDVIDAGGGNDEVFGNGGEDVVCGGPGNDDLRVGTVNDSGDAGVQYVFGGAGKDTIAVAGTLTGGVVLGGLGVDEIAIIGNERGSATGAGMTGGDVRGGSSTVLSLDLDLSADTITIRGALIFFGNGDEPVSGSDGVAGGFIDAGNGNDTVNIQGGTPRAAPEGSEIGFPGGDGMSGGTLTNSGGTDAVNITGGLGGMILGREPAIGAGVGGAGTSGSGERITGRLSDGTLLSGSFNATVTGGRGGYYGGAGGVGSSSTLTGAALAPDTFTVTGGGGGPGLGDGVQQPPNGPYGTPGGAGGAGNTGTINADSAGDTVTATGGQGGIGGEGERAFRSGIGGTGGNGASGGQGNTGTINTDDGADTATATGGQGGAGGTGGPGVAGGIGGQGGVGGNGGNGNSGTLDGGPGNDQLTATGGNAGRPGPAGRNGSVPGAPGSPGTSNTDGTLDGGTGTDTCTATSGTTTNC; encoded by the coding sequence GTGCTGGTGACGGCGGCGATTGTGGTGGGGGCATGGGTGGTGTCGCCAGTGCCGGTGGCGTTGGCTGTGAATTGCAACAACCTCGCGCCGACGATTCAGGGCACGGCTGCAGGGGAGACGATCCAGGGCACTCCGGGCAATGATGTGATCGACGCCGGCGGCGGGAACGACGAGGTGTTCGGTAATGGCGGCGAGGATGTGGTCTGCGGCGGCCCCGGCAACGACGATCTCCGGGTCGGCACCGTAAACGACAGCGGAGATGCCGGGGTGCAGTACGTGTTCGGCGGCGCCGGCAAGGACACGATCGCGGTAGCCGGCACACTGACCGGTGGGGTCGTACTGGGCGGACTGGGTGTCGACGAGATCGCGATCATCGGCAACGAGCGTGGTTCGGCGACAGGGGCCGGCATGACCGGCGGCGACGTCCGGGGCGGGAGCAGCACCGTGCTGAGTCTCGACCTCGACCTGTCCGCCGACACCATCACCATCAGAGGGGCGCTCATTTTCTTCGGGAACGGAGACGAACCCGTCTCCGGAAGTGACGGAGTGGCCGGCGGTTTCATTGACGCCGGCAACGGCAACGACACCGTCAACATCCAGGGTGGTACTCCGCGGGCCGCCCCTGAAGGCTCGGAGATTGGTTTCCCGGGTGGTGACGGGATGAGCGGCGGGACACTGACCAACAGCGGCGGCACCGACGCCGTGAACATCACCGGCGGTTTAGGCGGGATGATCCTGGGTCGTGAGCCGGCTATCGGTGCCGGTGTGGGCGGCGCGGGCACGTCGGGCAGTGGGGAGCGGATAACCGGACGGCTCTCCGACGGAACGCTCCTGTCGGGCAGCTTCAACGCGACCGTGACCGGCGGTCGCGGCGGATACTATGGCGGGGCGGGCGGAGTGGGTAGCTCCAGCACCCTCACCGGCGCCGCGCTCGCCCCCGACACCTTCACCGTCACCGGCGGTGGGGGCGGCCCTGGTCTCGGCGACGGCGTGCAGCAGCCGCCCAACGGCCCCTACGGCACTCCGGGGGGCGCCGGCGGTGCGGGTAACACCGGCACGATCAACGCCGACAGCGCCGGCGACACCGTCACCGCTACCGGTGGACAAGGAGGCATCGGAGGCGAGGGCGAGCGCGCCTTCCGCAGCGGCATTGGCGGCACAGGCGGCAACGGAGCCAGCGGCGGGCAGGGCAACACCGGCACGATCAACACCGACGACGGCGCTGACACCGCCACCGCCACCGGCGGACAGGGCGGTGCCGGCGGTACCGGTGGTCCCGGCGTCGCGGGCGGCATCGGTGGCCAGGGCGGCGTCGGCGGCAACGGCGGCAACGGCAACTCCGGCACCCTCGACGGCGGACCCGGCAACGACCAGCTGACCGCCACCGGCGGCAACGCCGGCCGCCCAGGCCCGGCAGGCAGGAACGGCAGCGTGCCCGGCGCCCCGGGCAGCCCCGGGACCAGCAACACCGACGGCACCCTCGACGGCGGAACAGGCACCGACACCTGCACCGCCACCAGCGGAACCACCACCAACTGCTGA